One window of Brevibacterium pigmentatum genomic DNA carries:
- the typA gene encoding translational GTPase TypA — protein sequence MTEAITRRENRRNVAIVAHVDHGKTTLVDAMLRQTGVFSEHGDFAERVMDSGDLEREKGITILAKNTSVLYNGPSAGDEPIVINVIDTPGHADFGGEVERGLSMVDGVVLLVDASEGPLPQTRFVLRKALAAKLPVILVINKTDRADARIDGVVEEAQDLLLGLASDLADEVPDLDVDSVLDVPVVFAAAKAGAASLEQPADGAVPDNPDLEPLFKTILETIPAPEINSDGILQAHVTNLDASPFLGRLALLRIFGGTLKKGQQVAWARGDEISSVKITELLETQGLDRVPATEASAGDIVAVAGIPDIMIGDTLTDINTPKPMPAIIIDDPAISMTIGINTSPLAGREKNTKVTARMVKDRLDQELVGNVSLKVVPTERPDAWEVQGRGELALAILVEQMRREGFELTVGKPQVVTKQVDGKVHEPFEELTIDVPEDYLGAVTQLLAARKGVMSTMTNHGTGWVRMEFKVPARGLIGFRTRFLTETRGTGIANTISAGYGPWAGNIEFRINGSLVADRAGAVTPYAMINLQDRGTFFVEPTSEVYEGQIVGENSRADDMDVNITKEKKLTNMRSASADSFENLTPPRKLTLEESLEFAREDECVEVTPGAIRIRKVELDQKERAKLYAKLRRQNA from the coding sequence ATGACTGAAGCCATCACACGACGGGAAAACCGCCGAAACGTAGCAATCGTCGCACACGTCGACCACGGTAAGACCACTCTGGTCGATGCCATGCTCCGGCAGACCGGTGTGTTCAGCGAACACGGCGACTTCGCCGAACGCGTCATGGATTCAGGCGACCTCGAACGCGAGAAGGGAATCACCATTCTCGCGAAGAACACCTCGGTCCTCTACAACGGGCCCTCCGCCGGCGATGAACCCATCGTCATCAACGTCATCGACACCCCGGGCCACGCCGACTTCGGCGGAGAGGTCGAACGCGGACTGTCGATGGTCGACGGCGTCGTCCTCCTCGTCGACGCCTCCGAAGGTCCGCTGCCGCAGACCCGCTTCGTCCTGCGCAAGGCGCTGGCTGCGAAGCTGCCCGTGATCCTCGTGATCAACAAGACGGACCGCGCCGATGCTCGAATCGACGGAGTCGTCGAGGAAGCCCAGGACCTGCTCCTGGGACTGGCCTCCGACCTCGCCGATGAAGTCCCGGACCTCGACGTCGATTCCGTCCTCGACGTGCCCGTCGTCTTCGCCGCCGCGAAGGCAGGTGCCGCCTCCCTCGAACAGCCCGCCGATGGAGCGGTCCCGGACAACCCCGACCTCGAGCCGCTGTTCAAGACGATCCTCGAGACGATTCCGGCACCGGAGATCAACTCCGACGGCATCCTCCAGGCCCATGTCACGAACCTCGACGCCTCGCCGTTCCTCGGCCGTCTGGCGCTGCTGCGCATCTTCGGCGGCACGCTGAAGAAGGGCCAGCAGGTCGCGTGGGCTCGCGGTGACGAGATCAGCTCGGTGAAGATCACCGAACTGCTCGAGACCCAGGGCCTCGACCGAGTGCCCGCCACGGAGGCTTCGGCCGGTGACATCGTCGCCGTCGCAGGCATCCCCGACATCATGATCGGTGACACGCTCACCGACATCAACACCCCGAAGCCGATGCCGGCGATCATCATCGACGATCCGGCGATCTCGATGACGATCGGCATCAACACCTCCCCGCTGGCCGGCCGTGAGAAGAATACGAAGGTCACCGCCCGAATGGTCAAGGACCGCCTCGACCAGGAGCTCGTCGGCAACGTGTCCCTCAAGGTCGTCCCGACCGAACGTCCCGACGCCTGGGAGGTCCAGGGTCGCGGTGAGCTGGCTCTGGCCATTCTCGTCGAGCAGATGCGCCGTGAGGGATTCGAGCTCACGGTCGGCAAACCCCAGGTTGTGACCAAGCAGGTCGACGGCAAGGTCCACGAGCCCTTCGAAGAGCTCACGATCGACGTTCCGGAGGACTACCTCGGCGCCGTGACCCAGCTGCTGGCTGCCCGCAAGGGCGTCATGTCGACCATGACGAACCACGGCACCGGCTGGGTGCGGATGGAGTTCAAAGTTCCCGCCCGCGGCCTCATCGGCTTCCGCACACGGTTCCTCACCGAGACCCGCGGCACCGGAATCGCGAACACGATCTCGGCCGGATACGGACCGTGGGCCGGCAACATCGAGTTCCGCATCAACGGATCTCTCGTGGCCGACCGTGCCGGTGCAGTGACTCCGTATGCGATGATCAACCTGCAGGACCGCGGAACCTTCTTCGTCGAACCAACCTCCGAGGTCTACGAGGGCCAGATCGTCGGCGAGAACTCGCGCGCCGACGACATGGACGTCAACATCACGAAAGAGAAGAAGCTGACGAACATGCGTTCGGCATCGGCTGACAGCTTCGAGAACCTCACCCCGCCGCGCAAGCTGACCCTCGAGGAGAGCCTCGAATTCGCCCGTGAGGACGAATGCGTCGAGGTCACCCCGGGTGCCATCCGCATCCGCAAGGTCGAACTCGATCAGAAGGAGCGCGCCAAGCTCTACGCGAAGCTGCGTCGCCAGAACGCCTGA
- a CDS encoding ABC transporter ATP-binding protein has protein sequence MAEKKTDVQPKKGSPILEVNDLGVQFWVSDEWWMAAEHLDYTVNAGEVLAIVGESGSGKSQSSMSLLGLLPTNGRATGSAKLNGRELIGMPPEKMQAVRGNDISVIFQEPMTALNPVYTAGYQIVETLRVHLDIGPNEAKERALELMRLVEIPDPEDRFHSFPHQLSGGQRQRIMIAQALACQPKLLIADEPTTALDVTVQAEILKLMRELKHKLDAGIILITHDMGVVADMADCIIVMRAGKVVESGTAEEIFYNPQHPYTKQLLEAVPHLGAGTDSEAFGGSVGDVEASLSDITFDQASHASDPVGLSEAGGGGDGLSEAGAADMALAEARAQANEQDRPKIEMDSTETYYHPGSQADFSKPSALQLRDAAIEYPAIGRKKAFRAAHHINLMIAPGEVVGLVGESGSGKTTIGRAALGLLPTVKGDMVVNGTSIKGLSNKQMRPLRKEVGIVFQDPGSSLNPRLPVGESIGEPLYLHEGMKGPQLSKRVEELLTAVELPTSMRNRYPHELSGGQRQRIGIARALTLRPKLLIADEPTSALDVSVQAKVLDLFEGLQKEYGFACLFISHDLAVVERIAERIAVMRHGYLVEIGKSSQVVANPVHPYTQRLLSAVPVPDPKEQRKRREARDAVLEATMNA, from the coding sequence ATGGCTGAGAAGAAGACAGACGTCCAGCCGAAGAAGGGCTCTCCGATCCTCGAGGTCAACGACCTCGGAGTCCAGTTCTGGGTCAGCGACGAATGGTGGATGGCCGCCGAGCACCTCGACTACACGGTCAACGCCGGCGAGGTGCTGGCGATCGTCGGCGAATCCGGTTCCGGTAAGTCCCAGTCGAGTATGTCTCTGCTCGGCCTCCTGCCGACCAACGGACGGGCCACCGGCTCGGCGAAGCTCAATGGGCGTGAGCTCATCGGGATGCCGCCGGAGAAGATGCAGGCGGTGCGCGGCAACGACATCTCCGTGATCTTCCAGGAGCCGATGACTGCGCTCAACCCGGTCTACACCGCCGGCTACCAGATCGTGGAGACGCTGCGCGTCCACCTCGACATCGGTCCCAACGAAGCCAAGGAGCGGGCACTCGAGCTCATGCGGCTCGTCGAGATCCCGGATCCGGAGGACCGGTTCCATTCGTTCCCGCACCAGCTCTCGGGCGGTCAGCGCCAGCGCATCATGATCGCGCAGGCTCTCGCCTGTCAGCCGAAGCTGCTCATCGCCGATGAGCCGACCACGGCTCTCGACGTCACGGTGCAGGCCGAGATCCTCAAGCTCATGCGCGAGCTCAAGCACAAGCTCGACGCCGGAATCATCCTCATCACCCACGATATGGGTGTGGTGGCGGATATGGCCGACTGCATCATCGTCATGCGCGCCGGCAAGGTGGTCGAATCGGGAACTGCGGAGGAGATCTTCTACAACCCGCAGCACCCGTACACGAAGCAGCTCCTCGAGGCTGTGCCCCACCTCGGTGCGGGAACCGACAGTGAAGCATTCGGCGGCAGCGTCGGCGATGTCGAAGCCTCGCTGTCCGATATCACCTTCGATCAGGCGTCGCACGCTTCCGACCCGGTCGGGCTGTCCGAAGCCGGCGGTGGTGGCGATGGCCTCTCCGAGGCCGGTGCCGCCGATATGGCCTTGGCCGAGGCGCGAGCCCAGGCGAACGAGCAGGATCGCCCCAAGATCGAGATGGACTCCACGGAGACGTACTACCATCCCGGTTCGCAGGCGGACTTCTCGAAGCCCTCTGCTCTGCAGCTGCGCGATGCCGCGATCGAGTACCCCGCGATCGGCCGGAAGAAGGCCTTCCGCGCCGCTCATCACATCAATCTCATGATCGCTCCCGGCGAAGTCGTGGGCCTGGTGGGGGAGTCCGGTTCGGGTAAGACGACGATCGGGCGTGCCGCTCTGGGGCTGCTGCCCACCGTCAAAGGCGACATGGTCGTCAACGGCACGAGCATCAAAGGCCTGAGCAACAAGCAGATGCGGCCCCTGCGCAAGGAAGTCGGAATCGTGTTCCAGGATCCCGGTTCCTCGCTCAACCCGCGACTGCCGGTCGGGGAGTCGATCGGAGAGCCTCTCTACCTCCATGAGGGGATGAAGGGGCCGCAGCTGAGCAAGCGAGTCGAGGAACTGCTGACCGCGGTCGAACTGCCGACCTCCATGCGCAACCGCTATCCGCATGAGCTCTCCGGCGGTCAGCGCCAGCGCATCGGCATCGCCCGTGCTCTGACTCTGCGACCGAAGCTGCTCATCGCCGATGAGCCGACCTCGGCGCTCGACGTGTCCGTGCAGGCGAAGGTCCTCGACCTGTTCGAAGGTCTGCAGAAGGAATACGGCTTTGCGTGCCTGTTCATCAGCCACGACCTCGCCGTGGTCGAGCGCATCGCCGAGCGCATCGCGGTGATGCGCCACGGCTACCTCGTCGAGATCGGCAAGTCCTCGCAGGTCGTGGCGAACCCCGTCCACCCGTACACACAGCGACTGCTGTCGGCGGTTCCGGTTCCGGATCCGAAGGAGCAGCGCAAGCGTCGGGAGGCCAGGGACGCGGTTCTCGAAGCCACGATGAACGCCTGA
- a CDS encoding PIG-L family deacetylase has translation MTVTPRVLLVHAHPDDETITTGGTIAALVSEGAEVMVLTATRGEGGEVIPADLKQLEGDRPGLARVREQEIAEAMRALGARMHTFLGGTTRTFEDSGMEWGPDGHARPASSMSDNALCATDVTTVARHIAAVIDALEPHAVITYAANGGYGHPDHVRVHEATTMAFDLAEWRTGRLLYVDTPTEVARRSFDPNQNGFAETGFAAAETIPAKPPVGQIVIDQDITAVLPAKRAALEAHRTQVSVSGDFFALSNGVGQRIGDREFFSIGAGTAIPPEILSAGPAPHVLTGLDIAAVETQENAAAAAPLRRRREPRKPGIFAYLHSAVLGLLIAFLGTMQHLNVTVINLGETPIILPWGLVLALALAAAGLWHLKTMYRSSAPMLVAAVIIAVLSFVFGQPTWLPGADMIVTGLLRSVVWLLGPMVLAAIFSFINVRGHDRTR, from the coding sequence ATGACTGTTACGCCACGCGTCCTCCTCGTGCACGCTCATCCCGACGATGAGACGATCACGACGGGCGGCACGATCGCCGCATTGGTCTCCGAGGGTGCCGAGGTCATGGTGCTCACCGCCACCCGCGGTGAGGGCGGCGAGGTCATCCCCGCAGACCTGAAGCAGCTCGAAGGCGACCGCCCCGGTCTCGCCCGGGTCCGGGAGCAGGAGATCGCCGAGGCGATGCGTGCGCTCGGGGCGCGCATGCACACCTTCCTCGGCGGGACCACCCGCACCTTCGAGGATTCGGGAATGGAATGGGGACCGGACGGGCACGCCCGGCCGGCTTCGTCGATGAGCGACAATGCCCTGTGCGCGACCGATGTCACGACGGTGGCCAGGCATATCGCCGCCGTCATCGATGCCCTCGAACCGCACGCGGTCATCACCTACGCCGCCAATGGGGGATACGGTCACCCGGACCATGTTCGGGTGCATGAGGCCACGACGATGGCATTCGATCTCGCCGAATGGCGGACCGGTCGGCTCCTCTATGTCGACACCCCCACCGAGGTGGCCCGCCGTTCGTTCGACCCGAACCAGAACGGTTTCGCTGAGACCGGTTTCGCCGCAGCCGAAACGATCCCGGCCAAACCTCCGGTCGGTCAGATCGTCATCGATCAGGACATCACCGCGGTGCTGCCGGCGAAACGGGCAGCCCTGGAGGCCCACCGCACCCAGGTGAGCGTGTCCGGCGACTTCTTCGCTCTGTCCAACGGCGTCGGTCAGAGGATCGGCGACCGCGAATTCTTCTCCATCGGCGCCGGGACCGCGATCCCGCCCGAGATCCTCAGCGCCGGACCGGCCCCGCACGTGCTCACCGGTCTCGACATTGCAGCAGTGGAGACGCAGGAGAATGCGGCGGCGGCCGCGCCTCTGCGACGTCGTCGTGAACCGCGCAAACCCGGAATCTTCGCCTACCTCCACTCCGCTGTGCTCGGTCTGCTCATCGCCTTCCTCGGCACCATGCAGCACCTCAACGTCACGGTGATCAACCTCGGTGAGACCCCGATCATCCTGCCGTGGGGGCTCGTGCTGGCCCTGGCGCTGGCCGCGGCGGGGCTGTGGCACCTGAAGACGATGTATCGCAGCAGCGCCCCGATGCTGGTCGCCGCCGTGATCATCGCCGTACTGTCCTTCGTCTTCGGCCAGCCGACGTGGCTGCCCGGGGCCGATATGATCGTCACCGGACTGCTGCGTTCCGTTGTGTGGCTGCTCGGACCGATGGTCCTGGCCGCCATTTTCTCCTTCATCAACGTGCGCGGGCACGATCGCACTCGCTAG
- a CDS encoding ABC transporter family substrate-binding protein, which translates to MNKRFLAAGASVAAAAMVLTACTPPGGGSDDEASNDTAVNIGWNESFRSMNTLTANGNATSNAILTYMMNDNFGYYDDNLEVQEGALGKVEQVSEDPLKVKYTFNDDAKWSDGTPVDAADLALTWAGTSANFNTVESNNNDDGTVKKNDAKTVYFDSSTAGSALVKKFPEISEDGKEITLEYSKPYADWQTEFGTGADGVGVPAHIVAKKALGVDDAEEGKQAILDAIKDKDTEKLSKISNTWNTGFDFTSMPKDKDLLVHNGPYKMTKFEEGQYVTLELDDNYTGPVKPKVKTVTVRYNGDPMAMIQAIENGEVDMTQPQATADVLSAAEKIDGVTVDAADGATYEHVDFTFNNKGPFDPAAHGGDEETAKKVRQAFLKALPREDIVEKIIKPLNDKAVTRDSYSQVPGSPMYDAITKVNGVADAADGDVAAAKKLLEEAGVDAPTVRVMYDNTNSRRQQEFQLIKESAEKAGFKIKDVGDVNWGTRLGDGTYDVSLFGWQSEGTGVTENDANFRTGAQNNYGGYSSKEMNKILDKLLVSKEDEQQELLIDMEKQLTEDAFGAPIFQFPELTIYRDSVKNVKSTSVSPTMFWNYWEWEVN; encoded by the coding sequence GTGAACAAGCGCTTCCTCGCGGCCGGTGCCTCTGTGGCTGCCGCTGCAATGGTGCTCACCGCCTGCACACCCCCTGGCGGAGGCAGTGACGATGAAGCATCGAATGACACCGCCGTCAACATCGGTTGGAACGAATCCTTCCGTTCGATGAACACGCTGACCGCAAACGGCAACGCGACGTCGAACGCCATTCTCACTTACATGATGAATGACAACTTCGGGTACTACGACGACAACCTGGAGGTTCAGGAAGGCGCGCTCGGCAAGGTCGAGCAGGTTTCGGAAGATCCGCTCAAGGTCAAGTACACCTTCAACGACGATGCCAAGTGGTCCGACGGCACCCCCGTCGACGCCGCTGACCTGGCGCTGACCTGGGCTGGCACCTCGGCGAACTTCAACACCGTCGAATCCAACAACAACGACGACGGAACGGTGAAGAAGAACGACGCGAAGACCGTCTACTTCGACTCCTCGACCGCCGGTTCGGCTCTGGTCAAGAAGTTCCCCGAGATCTCCGAAGACGGGAAGGAGATCACCCTCGAATACTCGAAGCCCTACGCTGACTGGCAGACCGAGTTCGGCACCGGTGCCGACGGCGTCGGTGTGCCCGCCCATATCGTGGCGAAGAAGGCACTCGGGGTCGACGATGCCGAAGAGGGCAAGCAGGCGATCCTCGATGCAATCAAGGACAAGGACACCGAGAAGCTCTCGAAGATCTCGAACACCTGGAACACCGGGTTCGACTTCACGTCGATGCCGAAGGACAAGGACCTGCTGGTCCATAACGGTCCGTACAAGATGACGAAGTTCGAAGAGGGACAGTACGTCACCCTCGAACTCGACGACAACTACACCGGGCCGGTGAAGCCGAAGGTCAAGACCGTCACGGTCCGCTACAACGGTGACCCGATGGCGATGATCCAGGCGATCGAGAACGGCGAAGTCGACATGACTCAGCCGCAGGCGACCGCTGACGTCCTCTCCGCAGCCGAGAAGATCGACGGCGTCACGGTCGACGCCGCCGATGGTGCGACCTACGAGCACGTCGACTTCACCTTCAACAACAAGGGGCCCTTCGACCCGGCTGCCCACGGTGGCGACGAGGAGACGGCGAAGAAGGTCCGTCAGGCGTTCCTCAAGGCGCTGCCGCGTGAGGACATCGTCGAGAAGATCATCAAGCCTCTCAACGACAAGGCCGTCACCCGCGATTCGTACTCGCAGGTTCCCGGCTCGCCGATGTACGACGCGATCACCAAGGTCAACGGCGTCGCAGACGCCGCCGATGGTGACGTCGCGGCCGCGAAGAAGCTGCTCGAGGAAGCGGGCGTCGACGCTCCGACCGTGCGTGTCATGTACGACAACACGAACTCGCGTCGTCAGCAGGAGTTCCAGCTGATCAAGGAATCGGCCGAGAAAGCCGGCTTCAAAATCAAGGACGTCGGAGACGTCAATTGGGGCACCCGCCTGGGCGACGGCACCTACGATGTCTCGCTGTTCGGCTGGCAGTCCGAAGGCACCGGAGTCACGGAGAACGATGCGAACTTCCGCACCGGCGCTCAGAACAACTACGGCGGCTACTCGAGCAAGGAGATGAACAAGATCCTCGACAAGCTGCTCGTGTCCAAGGAAGATGAGCAGCAGGAGCTTCTCATCGACATGGAGAAGCAGCTGACCGAGGACGCATTCGGTGCGCCGATCTTCCAGTTCCCCGAACTGACGATCTACCGTGACAGCGTGAAGAACGTGAAGTCGACGTCCGTGTCGCCGACGATGTTCTGGAACTACTGGGAGTGGGAAGTCAACTGA
- a CDS encoding ABC transporter permease, whose translation MSTNNDKQNALALDEVGDNAIESKETEGLSQGKIVLRKFLRHKGAMISIVVLLLVAIFAFSALGFAGIPGWWKFTHTASGPVVNPGGAPTWSFANPFSLGDHPFGQDEIGRDNFARVMKGTQISLVVMFIIGIVCLIIGTVVGALAGYYRGWIDSVLMRITDGFVILPVIVVGSILGVLVGGANGPLLGVALGCILWVGLARLVRGDFMSLREREFVDSARVAGASDFRIMFKHMLPNAMGVIIVNTTLIMSQAIVLEASLSYLGFGIKPPGISLGQLISEYQTSFATRPWLFWWPGLFIIVIALCVNFIGDGLRDAFDPRMKTIPSWRKMKKAERMAQKEAK comes from the coding sequence ATGAGTACCAACAACGACAAACAGAACGCTCTCGCTCTCGACGAAGTCGGGGACAATGCGATCGAGTCGAAAGAGACCGAAGGACTGTCCCAGGGCAAGATCGTCCTGCGCAAGTTCCTCCGTCACAAAGGTGCGATGATCTCCATCGTCGTCCTTCTGCTCGTGGCGATCTTCGCCTTCAGCGCGCTGGGCTTCGCAGGCATTCCCGGCTGGTGGAAGTTCACCCACACGGCCTCCGGGCCGGTGGTCAATCCCGGAGGCGCCCCGACCTGGTCGTTTGCGAACCCGTTCTCGCTCGGCGATCATCCGTTCGGTCAGGATGAGATCGGTCGTGACAACTTCGCCCGAGTGATGAAGGGGACCCAGATCTCCCTCGTCGTCATGTTCATCATCGGCATCGTGTGCCTCATCATCGGCACAGTCGTCGGCGCCCTCGCGGGCTACTACCGCGGCTGGATCGACTCGGTGCTCATGCGCATCACCGACGGCTTCGTCATCCTCCCGGTCATCGTCGTCGGATCGATCCTCGGCGTCCTCGTCGGCGGAGCGAATGGTCCGCTGCTCGGTGTGGCACTGGGCTGTATCCTCTGGGTCGGTCTCGCACGTCTCGTCCGCGGTGACTTCATGTCCCTGCGCGAACGCGAATTCGTCGATTCGGCCCGAGTGGCCGGTGCCAGCGACTTCCGGATCATGTTCAAGCACATGCTGCCCAACGCCATGGGCGTCATCATCGTCAACACGACACTGATCATGAGCCAGGCGATCGTCCTCGAAGCCTCCCTGAGCTACCTCGGCTTCGGCATCAAGCCGCCCGGCATCTCGCTCGGTCAGCTCATCAGCGAATACCAGACCTCCTTCGCCACCCGCCCGTGGCTGTTCTGGTGGCCCGGTCTGTTCATCATCGTCATCGCTCTGTGCGTGAACTTCATCGGCGACGGTCTGCGCGACGCGTTCGACCCGCGGATGAAGACCATCCCGAGCTGGAGGAAGATGAAGAAGGCCGAGCGCATGGCACAGAAGGAGGCCAAGTGA
- a CDS encoding ABC transporter permease produces MIRFILRRLLSTALVLLVVTFVLYLLLNVALDFFWDLRASTSPNIEALYESRRRLLDLDTPAVVRYFKWLAGVGGCAIGQCDFGIAWKSGQEVTEQLQGAIINTIKLITASTIVAIILGIAVGMISAIRQYSGFDYFITFVSFLLYSLPVFWVAVLLKQYGAIDINNFINDPTLESWWPIIIGCVAMGLFWMGALGGSAKRRAITFAAAALITFGTIYYILASGWMQQPTIGLLGVVVIGAGAAIVMTYLSTGLKNRRVLYASLTTVVIGALLYWPLMNLFYYFDMNWLWMFGLFIVAIAVAIGVGLAFRGPDPWDTARTTSFTAIIVAVLIFADRVLQGWQEYSDDPAINNRPIATIGASAPNIDGDFWITNLDSFTHLLLPSIALVLISFASYTRYTRGSMLEVMGQDYIRTARAKGLNERTVIMRHALRNALLPLASIIPVDIITMIGGAVITETIFGWNGMGKLFIDSLRQAELDPVMAYILITGLLAIIANLVADFLYAVLDPRIRVNA; encoded by the coding sequence ATGATCAGATTCATCCTCCGACGATTGCTGTCGACGGCGCTCGTACTCCTCGTCGTCACCTTCGTCCTCTACCTGCTCCTCAACGTCGCGCTCGACTTCTTCTGGGACCTGCGCGCGAGCACCTCACCGAATATCGAGGCCCTCTACGAGTCGCGTCGACGACTCCTCGACCTCGACACTCCCGCAGTCGTCCGCTACTTCAAGTGGTTGGCAGGCGTCGGCGGCTGCGCCATCGGCCAATGTGACTTCGGCATCGCCTGGAAGTCCGGCCAGGAAGTCACCGAACAGCTGCAGGGCGCGATCATCAACACGATCAAGCTCATCACCGCCTCGACGATCGTGGCCATCATCCTCGGCATCGCCGTGGGCATGATCTCGGCCATCCGCCAGTACTCGGGCTTCGACTACTTCATCACCTTCGTCTCCTTCCTCCTCTACTCGCTGCCCGTCTTCTGGGTGGCGGTGCTGCTCAAGCAGTACGGTGCGATCGACATCAACAACTTCATCAACGATCCGACCCTGGAATCCTGGTGGCCGATCATCATCGGCTGTGTGGCCATGGGCCTGTTCTGGATGGGTGCGCTCGGAGGCAGCGCGAAGCGTCGAGCCATCACCTTCGCCGCTGCCGCGCTCATCACCTTCGGCACGATCTACTACATCCTCGCCAGCGGCTGGATGCAGCAGCCGACCATCGGCCTTCTCGGCGTGGTCGTCATCGGCGCCGGTGCGGCCATCGTCATGACGTACCTGTCGACGGGACTGAAGAACCGCCGCGTGCTCTATGCCTCGCTGACCACAGTGGTCATCGGCGCGCTGCTCTACTGGCCCCTGATGAACCTCTTCTACTACTTCGACATGAACTGGCTGTGGATGTTCGGGCTCTTCATCGTGGCGATCGCGGTCGCCATCGGCGTCGGACTGGCATTCCGGGGACCGGATCCCTGGGACACCGCACGCACGACGAGCTTCACCGCCATCATCGTGGCAGTGCTCATCTTCGCCGACCGCGTACTACAGGGGTGGCAGGAGTATTCGGACGACCCGGCCATCAACAATCGCCCGATCGCGACGATCGGCGCTTCGGCGCCGAACATCGACGGTGACTTCTGGATCACGAACCTCGACTCGTTCACCCACCTCCTGCTGCCGTCGATCGCCCTGGTCCTCATCTCCTTCGCCTCGTACACCCGCTACACCCGCGGTTCGATGCTCGAGGTCATGGGGCAGGACTACATCCGCACGGCACGAGCCAAGGGCCTCAACGAACGTACGGTGATCATGCGCCACGCACTGCGCAATGCGCTGCTGCCGCTGGCCTCGATCATCCCTGTCGACATCATCACGATGATCGGCGGCGCCGTCATCACGGAGACGATCTTCGGCTGGAACGGCATGGGCAAGCTCTTCATCGACTCGCTGAGGCAGGCAGAGCTCGACCCGGTCATGGCCTACATCCTCATCACAGGCCTGCTCGCCATCATCGCCAACCTGGTCGCGGACTTCCTCTACGCCGTCCTCGACCCGAGAATCCGAGTGAACGCATGA